A single region of the Fenollaria sporofastidiosus genome encodes:
- the pyrH gene encoding UMP kinase encodes MAYKRIVLKLSGEALAGGEKTGIDNEVIKSIAKRVKIITEKGVEVGIVVGGGNFWRGRDSLNIQRATSDYMGMLGTVMNALALQDALEKMNVLTRVQTSIEMRAVAEPYIRRRAIRQLEKKMVVIFAAGTGNPYFSTDTTAALRAAEINAEAILLAKKGVDGIYDSDPKLNKDAKKFDTLSYLDILGKNLKIMDATATSLCMDNNIPLVVFGIDDPDNIVRVVDGEKIGTIVKED; translated from the coding sequence ATGGCTTATAAAAGGATCGTTTTAAAACTAAGCGGTGAAGCTTTAGCTGGTGGCGAAAAGACTGGTATTGATAACGAAGTTATTAAGTCTATAGCCAAGAGAGTTAAGATTATCACTGAAAAAGGTGTTGAGGTCGGTATTGTTGTTGGAGGAGGTAACTTCTGGAGAGGAAGAGACTCATTAAACATACAAAGAGCAACATCTGATTATATGGGCATGCTAGGAACAGTTATGAATGCACTTGCTTTGCAAGATGCTTTAGAAAAGATGAATGTTCTTACAAGAGTACAAACATCTATAGAGATGAGAGCTGTGGCTGAGCCATATATAAGAAGAAGAGCAATAAGACAACTTGAAAAGAAGATGGTTGTTATCTTTGCTGCTGGTACTGGTAATCCTTACTTCTCTACTGATACAACAGCTGCGCTTAGAGCTGCAGAAATTAACGCAGAAGCTATACTTTTAGCTAAGAAGGGTGTAGATGGAATTTATGATAGCGATCCAAAGCTTAACAAGGATGCTAAAAAATTTGATACTTTATCTTATCTAGATATACTAGGCAAGAATTTAAAAATTATGGATGCAACTGCAACATCTTTATGTATGGATAACAATATACCACTAGTAGTATTTGGTATAGATGATCCTGATAACATAGTAAGAGTTGTAGACGGCGAAAAGATAGGAACTATTGTAAAGGAGGATTAA
- the tsf gene encoding translation elongation factor Ts codes for MAISAQLIKELREKTGAGMMDCKKVLVETDGDIDKAIDLLREKGLASAEKKASRIASEGLVASYIHSGRIGVLVEVNSETDFVAKTDEFKEFVKDIAMQVAASNPEYLCEEDVPQEAIDKEKEVLIQQAINEGKPQNIAEKMVEGRMHKFFERVCLLDQPFIKDPSITVNDLLKEKIAKIGENIKIRRFVRYEVGEGLEKREEDFAAEVAKQMGN; via the coding sequence ATGGCTATAAGTGCACAATTAATTAAAGAATTAAGAGAAAAGACAGGAGCAGGCATGATGGACTGCAAAAAAGTCCTAGTTGAAACTGATGGCGACATAGATAAAGCTATCGACCTATTAAGAGAAAAAGGTTTAGCTTCTGCTGAAAAGAAAGCATCAAGAATTGCGTCAGAAGGCTTAGTTGCTTCTTATATTCACTCTGGAAGAATTGGCGTTTTAGTTGAAGTTAACTCTGAAACTGACTTTGTAGCTAAGACTGATGAATTTAAAGAATTCGTTAAAGATATAGCTATGCAAGTAGCTGCATCAAATCCAGAATATCTATGCGAAGAAGATGTTCCTCAAGAAGCTATTGATAAGGAAAAAGAAGTTCTAATTCAACAAGCTATAAATGAAGGAAAACCTCAAAACATCGCTGAAAAGATGGTTGAAGGAAGAATGCATAAATTCTTTGAAAGAGTATGCTTACTTGACCAACCATTCATCAAAGATCCAAGCATTACAGTAAATGACTTATTAAAAGAAAAAATTGCTAAGATTGGCGAAAACATTAAGATTAGACGTTTCGTTAGATATGAAGTTGGCGAAGGCCTAGAAAAGAGAGAAGAAGATTTTGCTGCAGAAGTAGCAAAGCAAATGGGCAATTAA
- the rpsB gene encoding 30S ribosomal protein S2, translating into MAVIAMKDLLEAGVHFGHQTRRWNPKMARFIFTERNGIYIIDLQKTVDQIEKAYKLIKEVVEEGGKVLFVGTKKQAQEAIESEAKRSEMFYVNQRWLGGMLTNYNTIKGRIKKLEEYNKMEEDGSLSVLPKKEVATIRAEKEKLAKYLNGIKDMGGMPQLLFVVDPKKEKIAINEAKILGIPVVALVDTNCDPDEVDIAIPGNDDAIRAVKLITETLANAVIEGKQGKQEHSEEKAEENTEEINNEEN; encoded by the coding sequence ATGGCAGTAATTGCAATGAAAGACTTATTAGAAGCAGGTGTTCACTTCGGACACCAAACTAGAAGATGGAACCCTAAGATGGCTAGATTCATTTTCACAGAAAGAAACGGAATCTATATCATCGACCTACAAAAGACTGTAGATCAAATTGAAAAAGCTTACAAATTGATCAAGGAAGTTGTTGAAGAAGGCGGAAAGGTTCTATTTGTTGGAACAAAGAAACAAGCTCAAGAAGCTATCGAATCAGAAGCTAAGAGATCTGAAATGTTCTATGTTAACCAAAGATGGTTAGGTGGTATGCTTACTAACTACAATACTATCAAAGGTAGAATTAAAAAGCTTGAAGAATACAACAAGATGGAAGAAGATGGTTCTTTAAGCGTTTTACCTAAGAAGGAAGTTGCTACTATAAGAGCAGAAAAAGAAAAATTAGCTAAATACCTAAATGGTATCAAAGACATGGGTGGAATGCCACAACTATTATTCGTTGTTGACCCTAAGAAAGAAAAGATAGCTATTAACGAAGCTAAGATTCTTGGAATTCCAGTAGTTGCTTTAGTTGATACTAACTGCGACCCAGATGAAGTTGACATTGCTATACCAGGTAACGATGATGCTATCAGAGCGGTTAAATTAATAACTGAAACATTGGCTAATGCAGTTATCGAAGGTAAGCAAGGCAAACAAGAACATTCTGAAGAAAAAGCTGAAGAAAACACAGAAGAAATAAATAACGAAGAAAATTAG
- a CDS encoding PTS sugar transporter subunit IIA: MGLFSKKKELDLYAPITGELIDITDVKDQVFSQKILGDGVAIEPKEGVLYAPFDCEVVQLFHTLHAIGLKTKDVEILVHIGMDTVELNGEGFKGFVNEGDHVKKGQKLIEFDIDYIKSKGKEATTPIVITNMDIVKSLDKSKAKDIVANQDIAVKINL; encoded by the coding sequence ATGGGATTATTTTCAAAGAAAAAAGAACTTGATCTATATGCTCCAATTACAGGAGAGCTTATTGATATAACAGATGTTAAAGACCAAGTTTTTTCACAAAAAATACTTGGAGATGGAGTTGCAATAGAACCAAAAGAAGGCGTATTATACGCACCATTTGATTGTGAAGTTGTTCAGCTTTTCCACACTCTTCACGCCATAGGATTAAAAACTAAAGATGTAGAAATACTTGTACACATCGGCATGGATACAGTAGAACTTAACGGTGAAGGCTTTAAAGGCTTTGTCAATGAAGGCGATCATGTTAAGAAAGGCCAAAAGTTAATTGAGTTTGACATTGACTATATCAAGTCAAAGGGTAAAGAGGCTACTACTCCTATAGTTATCACTAACATGGATATAGTTAAGTCACTTGATAAAAGCAAAGCAAAAGACATCGTTGCTAATCAAGATATAGCAGTCAAAATTAATTTATAA
- the citF gene encoding citrate lyase subunit alpha produces the protein MMSFYNDDIKILNKKDYPKKEAKPSKVYESIKELFDKLELKDGITVSSHHHLRNGDAVLNMMMLELQRRGIKDITLVASSLFPVHKELIPLLEDGTITNIVTSYISGDLAKAISKGKLKGKILMQSHGGRARSIIDKDVVIDYAFIAAPSCDPMGNISGVNGEASCGSMGYAIADAIYAKKKIAITDTIVEYPNYPSDITEDYVDYILKVDSIGDKNGIVSGTTKVTKDPVGLKIAKDTLKVMKASGLLKDGFSYQSGAGGISLAVTDFLRDYMIKENIKGSFASGGITGYLTDMLEEGLFTSLYDVQCFDLKAIESIKKNANHLRMSGSEYGNPEVSAVVDNLDVVILGATEIDLDFNVNVITGADGVLMGGSGGHQDTAAGAKMSIIVSKLFSSRLPVIKNRVDVIATPGTTIDVLVTERGIAVNPLRQDLIDKFKASGLNVMTIQELKAIADNFMGEPKEIKKKDRIIGYSEYRDGSILDEIHEV, from the coding sequence ATGATGAGCTTTTATAATGATGATATAAAAATATTAAATAAGAAAGATTATCCAAAGAAAGAAGCCAAGCCAAGCAAAGTTTATGAAAGTATCAAAGAACTATTTGATAAACTTGAATTGAAGGACGGTATAACAGTTTCTTCACATCATCATTTAAGAAACGGTGATGCTGTGTTAAATATGATGATGCTTGAACTACAAAGAAGAGGCATAAAAGATATAACATTAGTAGCTTCATCATTATTCCCAGTTCATAAAGAACTTATTCCATTGCTTGAAGATGGAACTATAACAAACATAGTTACATCATATATATCTGGTGATTTGGCTAAGGCTATATCAAAAGGAAAGCTTAAAGGAAAGATACTAATGCAATCGCATGGCGGAAGAGCTAGAAGCATAATCGATAAAGACGTGGTGATTGATTACGCTTTTATTGCAGCTCCATCTTGTGACCCTATGGGTAATATCTCTGGAGTTAATGGAGAAGCATCCTGCGGATCTATGGGCTATGCTATAGCTGATGCTATCTATGCTAAAAAGAAAATCGCTATAACAGATACAATAGTTGAATATCCTAACTATCCAAGCGATATTACAGAAGACTATGTAGATTACATTTTAAAAGTAGATAGCATTGGTGATAAAAACGGTATAGTATCAGGAACAACAAAAGTTACTAAAGACCCAGTTGGACTTAAGATTGCTAAAGATACACTTAAAGTAATGAAGGCATCAGGACTACTTAAAGATGGCTTTAGCTACCAAAGTGGTGCGGGTGGAATTTCACTTGCAGTTACTGATTTTTTAAGAGACTATATGATTAAAGAAAACATCAAAGGATCATTTGCAAGTGGTGGCATAACTGGATACTTAACTGATATGCTTGAAGAAGGTTTATTTACATCTCTTTATGATGTTCAATGCTTCGACCTTAAAGCAATAGAATCTATTAAAAAGAACGCAAATCATTTAAGAATGAGTGGATCCGAATACGGCAATCCAGAAGTATCAGCTGTCGTTGATAACCTCGACGTAGTTATTTTAGGTGCTACTGAAATAGACCTTGATTTTAATGTTAATGTTATAACAGGTGCTGATGGAGTTTTAATGGGCGGCTCAGGTGGTCACCAAGACACAGCGGCTGGAGCAAAGATGTCAATCATAGTTTCAAAACTATTCTCATCAAGACTTCCAGTTATTAAAAACAGAGTAGATGTTATAGCAACACCAGGAACTACTATAGACGTCCTTGTAACTGAAAGAGGTATAGCAGTTAATCCATTGAGACAAGACTTAATTGATAAGTTTAAGGCAAGCGGTTTAAATGTTATGACAATACAAGAATTAAAAGCAATTGCAGATAACTTTATGGGCGAGCCAAAAGAAATAAAGAAGAAAGATAGAATTATCGGTTACAGTGAATATAGAGATGGATCTATATTAGATGAAATTCACGAGGTGTAA
- a CDS encoding HpcH/HpaI aldolase/citrate lyase family protein: protein MNYRTMLFMPGNNPGMLQSSDILGADAIIIDLEDAVSLPEKDAARELVKEYLKTFKSEGKGGSDIYVRVNPLDTDYFYKDLDALKGLNFDGIMLAKASQESVEALSKYLDDNNQKYDIFCLIETSQGVEDARNILAKSNRVKGVLLGAEDLTLDLGAKRTKESDEIKYSRMRIVSCAKSLGLQAVDTPWTDTDDIEGLIMDTKKAKAMGMTGKALISPRHVDPVNEIFSPSKEDVNHAIRVMEALKDAKEKGLGAFSLDGKMVDRPIILRAINTLKMSDNYKEEYDELL from the coding sequence ATGAACTATAGAACTATGTTATTTATGCCTGGTAACAATCCAGGTATGTTGCAATCGTCTGATATACTTGGAGCAGATGCTATAATTATAGACTTAGAAGATGCAGTATCTCTACCTGAGAAAGACGCAGCAAGAGAACTTGTTAAAGAATATTTAAAAACATTTAAGTCTGAAGGTAAGGGTGGATCAGATATATATGTTAGAGTTAATCCTCTTGACACTGATTACTTCTATAAAGACCTAGATGCATTAAAGGGACTAAATTTTGATGGCATTATGCTTGCCAAAGCATCCCAAGAATCAGTTGAAGCGCTTTCTAAGTATTTGGATGATAATAATCAAAAGTATGATATATTTTGCTTAATCGAAACATCTCAAGGTGTTGAAGACGCTAGAAACATCCTTGCTAAATCGAATAGAGTAAAAGGTGTTTTATTAGGAGCTGAAGACTTAACACTTGACTTAGGTGCAAAGAGAACAAAAGAATCAGATGAAATTAAGTACTCAAGAATGAGAATAGTTTCATGTGCAAAGTCGCTTGGTCTACAAGCAGTTGATACTCCATGGACAGATACTGATGATATAGAAGGCTTAATTATGGATACTAAGAAAGCTAAGGCTATGGGTATGACAGGTAAGGCTTTAATATCTCCAAGACATGTTGATCCAGTCAATGAAATTTTCTCTCCAAGCAAGGAAGATGTTAATCACGCAATCAGAGTTATGGAAGCTCTTAAAGATGCTAAAGAAAAAGGTCTAGGAGCATTCTCGCTTGATGGCAAGATGGTTGATAGACCAATAATATTAAGAGCAATAAATACCTTAAAGATGTCTGACAATTACAAGGAGGAATATGATGAGCTTTTATAA
- the citD gene encoding citrate lyase acyl carrier protein, producing the protein MERKERVISKAAKAGSLESNDLMIMIEPSDKLEITLNSVVKEQYGDMILKAINEVLEDEGVKKANIVINDKGALDFTIRARMRTAIERSQNEL; encoded by the coding sequence ATGGAAAGAAAAGAACGAGTAATTAGCAAAGCTGCAAAGGCAGGTTCGCTTGAATCAAATGATCTTATGATTATGATAGAACCTTCTGACAAATTAGAAATCACACTAAACTCTGTTGTTAAGGAGCAATATGGTGATATGATTCTAAAAGCTATTAATGAGGTACTTGAAGATGAAGGCGTGAAGAAAGCGAATATCGTCATTAACGATAAGGGAGCTTTAGACTTTACCATTAGAGCGAGAATGAGAACTGCAATCGAAAGGAGTCAAAATGAACTATAG